One genomic window of Conexivisphaerales archaeon includes the following:
- a CDS encoding DUF929 family protein: MPKCRVCGKSFSTVESLEQHHRTVHPKVKFEGPKRELPRHFYTVVFIIIIVAVAGVGFLIYTQLPHNNNNPSILGSPISQDFYASLTGVSDSTLNSLTNVTLEFYPVPISGSPLNKSGLPEILYIGGDFCPYCAGLRWSLSIALSRFGNISGLEYMLSGVNDMNVSTVTFSHVGYTSNYISFVAIEAFDRQGKPLQAVGQQENQLWNQYDPTGSIPFLDIANQYLLLHSPYDPSILKGLSWEQIYSQLNNKSNPVTQQIVAGADAIITAICKVDGGKPADVCNSPYANVVLASFSPATPLLTYASTVQATYSPSYFHVGRVNPE, encoded by the coding sequence ATGCCAAAATGCAGGGTCTGCGGTAAATCTTTCAGCACGGTTGAATCTCTGGAGCAGCACCACAGGACTGTACATCCGAAGGTAAAGTTCGAAGGTCCGAAGAGAGAGTTGCCCAGGCACTTCTACACCGTAGTCTTCATAATAATCATAGTAGCTGTTGCAGGTGTGGGCTTTCTGATCTATACACAACTTCCTCACAACAATAACAATCCATCTATACTAGGCTCTCCAATATCTCAGGATTTTTATGCTAGTCTGACAGGTGTTAGCGATTCCACGCTTAACTCCTTGACAAACGTCACCCTGGAGTTCTACCCGGTGCCTATCTCAGGCTCTCCCCTGAACAAAAGCGGTTTGCCAGAAATACTCTACATAGGAGGCGACTTCTGTCCTTACTGTGCAGGTCTGAGGTGGAGCCTTTCGATTGCACTCTCCAGATTCGGCAATATTTCAGGCCTTGAGTACATGCTTTCCGGGGTAAACGACATGAATGTATCGACTGTAACTTTCAGCCATGTGGGTTACACAAGCAATTACATCTCCTTCGTTGCGATAGAGGCCTTCGACAGGCAGGGAAAGCCGCTTCAAGCAGTTGGGCAGCAGGAAAATCAGCTCTGGAATCAGTATGACCCTACCGGTTCTATACCGTTTCTGGACATAGCGAATCAGTATCTGCTTCTTCACTCTCCATATGACCCATCCATACTGAAGGGATTGTCATGGGAGCAGATATATTCTCAGCTGAATAACAAGAGCAATCCAGTAACACAGCAGATAGTAGCTGGTGCTGATGCGATAATAACTGCAATATGCAAAGTTGACGGAGGAAAGCCTGCTGACGTCTGCAACAGCCCATACGCAAACGTCGTCCTTGCCTCATTCAGTCCGGCAACTCCTTTGCTCACATATGCATCAACAGTGCAAGCCACATATTCCCCTTCTTATTTTCACGTTGGACGAGTGAATCCTGAATGA